CTGGTCGTAATCGGCCGACTCCTGGTCGTCGTAGCCGGTGACCGCCGCGTTGTCGTCCTCCGTGTCGGTCGCCACCTCGCCGTCGCCGGTCTGGGTATCAGTGAGTTGCGCCTCGGCTTCGTCGGTGCCCGTCGAGGTCAGCACCGGCTGCACCGTCGTGGCGAACGTCTCGTCGGCCAGGTTCTCGGCCTCGGTCTGGTTTTGCTCGGCCAGCGCCACCGCGTTGTCGTGCGTCTCCTGCGCCGTCGCGTCGCCGGGGCCGATGATGCCCAGCGTCAGGTCGTGCTCGGCCAAGGCCACCGCTTGCCGATAGTCGTGGGCCGCCTGGCCCAGGTTCTCTTGATACGTCTCGCCCGCCGAGGCCAGCGTCTCTTCCAGCGTGGCTTCGTCGTCGGTCGCGGTGGTGGTCAGGAGCGCATCGGCGTCCGCCGTGGCGTTGGCTGCCGCGGCGTCGTTGGCGTCGATGGTCTTCATCTCGTCCACGAACTGCCCGGCGTTGTCGGTTTCGTAGACGGTTTCGGCCGCGCCGAGCTGTGAGACGTAAAGTTGATAGTTGCCCGCCGCGGTGACGGCCCAGCTCGCTTCCGCGCCGGCCAGCCCGGCCTGCGACTGGGCCCAGGGCAGGCCCCCACCCTGGCCCTCTCCCGAAGGGAGAGGGAATTGGGCCGCCAGCCAGGTCCAGACGTTGGCCGTTTCGCTGGCCTGGGCGATCTGGAAATTGGCGTCGGCCGTGGCGTCGGAATTGCCTTGCGTCACGTCGGCCGCGGCGTCGGCCGTCATCACGCCGGCCTCTTGCCCGGCCAGTGTATCGCCTTCGGACTGGCTCTCGCCGTCGCTGGTTTGGGCGAAACTGTCTTCGATCGTGGCCTCGCCGTCGCTCATCGACTGCCAGGCGCCGGCGTCGTCTTCTTCGACCGGCTCGTCGGCGGCGGCCTTGGCGTCGATCCAGGCCAGATCGGCGTCGGCCTGCTTGTCGGCCAGCGTCAGCCGCGCGTCGGCCAGGTCCTTTGTATACTCATCGCCCATTTTGTCCTCCGTTTTTTCGTCCGCGCGAACACTCACTCCAGCGGAACGAGCTCCGGAAGGCGAGATATAAATGCGACCGCAACGCCAGAAATCGCCAAGCCGGCGGACTCTACTGAAATATCGTCCACGGACGCAACGACCCATTCGTGAGCGGCACGTCGCTCGCCTGTTACTTTGCGGATGTTTTTTAAGTATATATCTAACGCAAATGTGCCGAGATCGTCGATCTGGTGACGAATGTGGGATGGCCACGAGTCTCCGGACACGCGGCAGCGAAAGCTGTCGAAAACATCCGCGACATACCCGTGTTCAACAAATAGGCGAAATCGATGCGAGCTGTCACTTCTCTGCAGATGCACCCAGAGAGTGCCGATCGCCACCGCACGGCCGTCCACGGTCAAAGATGGCATAATCCTTACGATATTACTTTAATGGCAAAAGGTTCGGGACACCTAGTGCCGGGTCGAAGTTGGGGGATGCGATCCAAGCGGCGCGGAACTCGGCGTAGCTCGAGTAAATGTGGATATCCAAGGGGCGCAAACCATCGCCAGTTCCTATCCCGATCCGAAGTGCGTACTGCTGCGCGCCCCTAACAGCAGGTATTGTGTTGGGGCTCAACGTATTGACGTCGCCTATAATGATGATATCTAAGTCTGAGTTCGCTGTCGATGTGCCTTTAGTTCGCGATCCGAAGGCGCGCACATCTTCGGCACCAGGAATTGACAAGAGCTTTTGCCGAAGCAGCGCCGCCTGCTCGGCGGTAATGCCGGCAACGTACCGTGACGCCCCATCCGTTGCCAAGGCCGCGGCCAACCCCTTGGCACCTTGAGCGGCGCTATCGCCGGCAAACGCCAGCACTATGACCACGTTGCTTCCATGGTCAATCGCGGCCTGCGTATCGCCAGCCTTGGCATAATAGTAGGACGCTTTGCCTTCTTGATAGGCGACGTACCCAAGGCCCCCGGCAAGCGGCAGTTGCACCCACGGGCCCTGAACGAACTGTACCGCTCCGGGCGTCGCCTCCGTGAGCGCAGTTACCACCGCTGCGCCGCCGGGAACCTTCGACAAGGCTGAACCGGCTGCCGCACCGGCGACGGGTAATGCCGCCTGCAGCGTGACCACGATCGCGATTGCTTGTGTCGCCTCGCCCGCGACGCTCGCCGCGACGCCCGTGGCGACTTCGGTGTTAGTGCCCTTTAAGCCGAGACTGCGCATGTTCCACTCGATCGCCTCGTCGCGCGACTTCCAGTCGATCGGCAACGGCAGCAGCCTCGCCGGGTAGGTCATGGCCTGCCCAACCTTCTGCATCCCGGTGTACGCGCCCCAAAAGAATGCGCCAACTGGACCAGGGCCGGTTCCCGTGACGTCTTTTTTCGTTACGTAGAGCGG
This portion of the Pirellulales bacterium genome encodes:
- a CDS encoding nucleotidyltransferase domain-containing protein, which produces MTLGTQTGGGGTVYGNPIPFLVRDLVRGDVSYDPAVVYERPTHFGGTNASLLQVSNTPSATGDWSTTASPLPTLTDAQTDTAPATSTATPDMLKADAPPPPASQEEPPPSEPTTAAADTQPASPAPSSSAAALTIVVYVLQPDPAQEPPAENDRATGEPEQKTADAQQQLANPDGAVQATRKAVYGPPRDAAEAAAMGGAGAASNPSTPDATGSASGTEAAGDQQAKIGIVLIVGANPAPRPLYVTKKDVTGTGPGPVGAFFWGAYTGMQKVGQAMTYPARLLPLPIDWKSRDEAIEWNMRSLGLKGTNTEVATGVAASVAGEATQAIAIVVTLQAALPVAGAAAGSALSKVPGGAAVVTALTEATPGAVQFVQGPWVQLPLAGGLGYVAYQEGKASYYYAKAGDTQAAIDHGSNVVIVLAFAGDSAAQGAKGLAAALATDGASRYVAGITAEQAALLRQKLLSIPGAEDVRAFGSRTKGTSTANSDLDIIIIGDVNTLSPNTIPAVRGAQQYALRIGIGTGDGLRPLDIHIYSSYAEFRAAWIASPNFDPALGVPNLLPLK